In Pempheris klunzingeri isolate RE-2024b chromosome 5, fPemKlu1.hap1, whole genome shotgun sequence, the DNA window TGTTCTGCGGAGAGAGGCTTGTCTAGTGGCCAGGGTAAGACTCATTTGCCCATAAATTGTCAGCCAAAGACatcatgttggttttttttttagtgcttATTAGTCCTTATTATCATCAAAATCTCTTTTAGGAATTTGGGCGTCAACAGATAGCACCACAGGAGCGGCTGAGGAAAGCAACAGTGATCCTGAACCCTGCAGCTTGCAGCGGGTAAGAAGACATGATTCTCAAAACCTCTCACTGACACTTTTATCTGGATGCCAGACACCAGTTTTTCCAAGAGTATTCCCAACTTCCTGTCTTAATCTTCTCCAGGAAAGCCAACAACCTGTTTGAAAAGAACGCTGCTCCTATTTTACACCTGTCTGGTGTGGAGATTACAATAGTAAAGGTACACTTTGTCCTTTGGAGTCCAACAGTGCTATTACAGTGGCCCTAGTAGGGATCCTGCCGTGTGACACCATGATTATATATCACCTGTTCCTCTACAGACAGATTATGAAGGCCAGGCAAAAAAACTGATTGAGCTCATGGAGCAGACGGACATGCTGATCGTGGCCGGAGGGGACGGCACCTTGCAGGAAGTCATCACAGGTTTACTGCGAAGGCCGGACCAAGTAGGTGTCACACAGTCATCATCAGGCTTTGGTTTGTGGTTAATTAGAAAAGACTTAAtccagatttttcttttcatgaagTCACTGATGGGTGTTTTGTGACCACAGGACGCATTCAGTAACATACCGATTGGATTCATTCCACTGGGTGCTCGCAATAGCCTGAGTCCAAGTCTCCACCACCTCAGTGACAACAAGGTCAAGTAAGTATTTCATCAGTGTCACACTTAAAGATCCAGATTTTACCATCATGCAGTGATTGATTGTGTACCAGATGCGTCTCACTGAGTAAATATGCATATATGGAGTTTCCTCATAAGTAACTTAAACtcatttcccctttttcttttcagagacattacagcagcaacactgtCCATTCTGAAGGGAGAAACTGTACCTCTGGATGTGCTACAAATCAAAGTGAGAAACTGGTCCTGTTTTCTCTACAAAATGATGAACTCAACCTTTTATTTGCtcatgtctttctttgttttcaggtcaaATTAATAGAACATTTAAGGGATTTTGTTTTGAAGTAGTTTCCCACTTTATGATGTGCCTTTCTTCGTCAAATAGGACAACTAAGTTAGTTGTAATGaaagattattattaatatattatgtcattattattaatatatagtcagtgttaatgtgtgtattGTGATGTGTGAGCACTTGGACAGGAacttaaatttgtgtgtgtgtgtgtgtgtgtgtgtttcaaggGTGAGAAAGAGCAGCCGGTCTTCGCTCTGATGGGGCTACGTTGGGGTGCTTTTAGAGATGTGGCTGCAACAATCAGCAAGTAAGATTACACAATTGGTCACTCATATTATAATTAGGAGTAAACCATACAAAAGAGTAATTAGTCTTATTTCCTGTAGATACTGGTACCTTGGACCACTGAAGATGAGTGCAGCACATTGGTTTAGAACTCTACAGGtaaggctttttctttttcttttttgtcctaTATGCTGTCACTAGCTGCAAATATGACAGAGATTCTTCCctggtatgaaaaaaaaacatgttttccctTTTGTGTAACTCTAAAGACATGACTTTGCTaagaacattttctgtcaaaggGAGTGTCCTTGACATTTTCTACCATATGCACTGATTTGGCTGTCATATTGAGTCACAGCTGTTATCCTGCCAAATGCTGCTGAAGAAGTTTTCCATCCTGACAAAAATATACTGCAGTTCTTTCAGTAAGACACTGAATACTTGAAAATATACTGGCATCATTTTGGTCAAATCTTAGAATGTTGAATATCTACACAAAATAAAGTAGCTATAGTAAAACCAGAGGTGGCAAAAGTACGCACATTCATAAGTGAAGTAGGATACTTGTGTAAGAAAAGGCTCAcgattatataaaaaaaaaaaaaaaaagcactgattCAACTTCTGTACAAACGTACAGGGCCTGAAATGTACTCAAGGTATGAAGTGCATTACTCACATTTCTCTCCAATAAAGACATAGATGGGAATGTCTTTGTGCTCTGAATCTGTCGGCTGAGCGGTTCACTCTCATTCATGTGGCTACTAGTTCTCTctgcgtggacatcacattcaCTAACACCTTTTCTCCATGGTTGAGTCTCCCTCTCTTGCCTGCTTCATCTCGTTATGTCAGCCGTGCGTGATACACACCGATGGATACACCAAGGGATCTTTCCTTATGGTCTTATGGTCACATCCGATTAGGCTGACATTGGTTTTGATGTTGGACAACGATGCTAAATTGAAAAATGATCAATAATCACCctcaaaaataaagaaatagccTGTTTTGGAAATGTAAAGAGGAGAAAGTACGTAATTGTGTTAAAATTTAGGGAGTTAAAGTAAAAGGTTTTCACAAAAGTGAATATTCAAATAAAGTACAGTTACCTGAAAACTCTATTTaagaactgtaaaaaaaaaaaaaaaaagtagtagtagtagtagtagtctaCAGCATGCAGCAGATGTCATGATGTGCTTCCTCTAGTTCAAGCCCCCCCGCCCCGTTTCTTTGTCACTCACGACCGGCTGCTTCTGCTGTCTTTGAATCTCACACTGTTGTAAAATCTCCCAGGAGTGGCCCCTGGCCCGGGAAGTCTCGGTGTCCTACTCTGCTCCCAAGCTGCGGCCCCCAGACCTGCTCCCTCAGAAGCCCCCCAGGCCCAGTCTGCTCTACCGCATCGCCCGCAGACTGAAAAACTACTGGAACCCCCCAATTGAAGGTAGTGTAACTGTGTTGATACTTGGACCACAGCAAGGCAACACAACTACAAATTAGCCATCAGCAATATACTGGGAGTTGTATTTTTGGTTTGGATCTGCTCAGAGCCTCCAAAAGCAGAGGAGCCAGAGGAGtggaaggagcagcagctgtcgACACTAGAGCTGTTTATTCAAACGCACAACAAAAACCCAGTGAAGAGGGTCAGTCCAAAAGCTCTTCTTCTAAAATGCCGAGCACTTGATTGCTGAcctgctttgttttcctctttgaggttttcagtcatttctttttatttatttgtacttGCAGCGCATAAACGACTCCCTGATGATCTGTGCAGAGCCAGACGATTTCACTGTGGGCGAGTTCATCACCGTCGGGTGCGtagttaaattttttttatcagagaACACTATCAAGACAATTTACATCATATGAACGTTTGCGTATATGGAAATTCAActaaacaaatgtaaatattcttcgttatagaaataaaaaagaagaggacTCCACTGTATTCACTAAGAATGCCACAAAACTGGAAGCCAGTGCTtgccagctgcagctgccacaggTTAGAAAGCCTTTTAAATGACCCTGTGTCCCTTCAAACCAAGTAAAACAATGTCAGTAATGAGTCAGTTTACTTTCTGAAGCTCAAGATATCattgttttttgtcttaaagTGTAACTTTGATATCCTGACCCCGCAGGATGCCGGTGGCTTCTACAATATCGACAACGAGGAGTACGAGGCCATGCCTGTAGAAGTGAGGCTGTTGCCACGGAAACTACACTTCTTCATCAGTGCAGAGCGCAGAGAGCAGCTCAGCTTACAGACGCAGTGATGAGAGAACATCGAACCAGATAGACGACAAGAACAGCAGGACAAAAACTGATTTCAGGAGAAACACAAACTGCTTCACCGGAAGTTGAAAATGATCGTGCGGTACTACTGCACTGAAGTACGATACCGTACTGTTTTTATTACATGTGCTAATATCTCCAGTGGAAGTCACTTCAAAGAATTATGAGGATTACATTACGTGCTGTTGTATATGAAAGGACCAAGGCTTTGTTTATGCCAGCTTGTCTTATAAATGGACTTTATGTTTACTCAGCAGTTTACTGTTGCCATCACATTTGAACTTGgtcaataaaaataatgtcTGTCCAATTCAACACAAAGCATTTCTTTACCAGTTGTATATTCAGTATTTTGCAGATGTTTGGTTTAGATGAGGAGTGCAGGTGTTGGTTGGAGGCCTGGAGGTGACAAGGCAAAGTAGAAGTgatcacagagagagacggtAAACAGATAGTAGCCCAGCACAAAGGGCAGACTCAAATGTAGGATTGGATATGTTGGTGTGGTGTTGCTACGTCAGTAAATATACAATACGGAGATGCTGCAGCATTCTGAACATGTTCCAAATGCCCAAGATCTGGGATCAGGAGTTTGGCAGATTCCTCGGTGAGGCTGGGTCTGATCTGACAGATGGCATCGACGGCAAATCTGCAGGATTAAGCCAGTGGGTGCATTGCATGCCTCTcatcacattttgttgtttaggATGAGACAAAGCACACTTTTATATTGGGTGTTTGAATAGCGGTAGAAAATTCTTATTTTCTAATTCTGCAAGTGGTTGAATAgaactaaatacatttactcaagtacagttAATGCTACTTTGTACTTCTACTCCAGATTTAAAGGGAAATATTGTCAAaattgcagcagcagagaccaaGATAGCCTGACTTTTATTCCTTAATTTGACCCTACTTGGTTCCCTTAATGGTCGCTTCCACATAGTGTGGGGTCAACAAGCTTTCTATTGAAAAGGGTTTCCTTCAAAAAGGACTTTCagaaagctcctccagagccacagaggacatcACACAACTGTTCACAGGCTGAGTTTTGCTCCTGACAAGTAAACTTAACCTCATTTGAAAAATTGCTGGAGTGTCCCTTTAAACTACCAGTACACCATGTAAAGTAGTTTAAATAGGCTCCACCTCAGCCAAATGCAACAGTAAAACACGGCTTACATGTTAAAGCGCCAGTCATAAAGATATAACAATACAATGCTCGTGGTTACTTCTGATTATTAAGTACATTTTACCGTCAGTACTTCTGTTCTTTTACACGATTACttttgaatgcagaactttAATTTGTGACAAAGTACACTGTGgcatttctacttttacttaaaggatCTAAATACTACTACACCTATGGGGACTCCTGAATGAAGATgagtcttcatcatcatcctgttTTGTGGAAAGCTGTGATCCTGGAGGGGGCGGGTGGGGTTGGGGGCGTAGGTAGAGTAGTGTTATGAAAGAAACGGAAGAGAATGTTTATGCAGGCTTAGCAGCAGAAGATTAGATAACACCTAAGCTGTAtcaatgttttaatgttttacaatGGCAGTACAGTGAAATTAACAGTTGTTCATGCTGTTGAGTTCATGTGTACATTACTGACATCTCTTACAGTGTTTCACATTAGCAAAGGTGAAGAGTTATTTGTTATTCAGGTGAATACTCTTGATTTACATTACAATCAAGAAAAAACATACACTACTTGAATGTGTTGCTGCGTGTGTGCAATACTTCTGCTGTCTTTGACATTCAGTAGAGTGACACACTGTACAAATGACTCATTTAGCTAATGCTGGTACACATCTGTGAACGGCTCCACAAAGAAGGCATTTtatacagtggtgtgtgttGTTTACATTCCcttttacatttaacattttaacaccTGTAAAGCAAACACCGTCAGAGGCAGGAGTACATGTAGGCTGACAGGCAAACAGACCAGTCAAGAGTCAACAGGTTTCACTGGAGACAGTAAGGTCATTCAGAAGTGTTAAGGACAATGTGCTTAATCTTTCAGCAAATACTGTCGATGTACATACAGTAATGATTCAGTCACTTTGCCGTGGTAAGTTTGAGAAAATCACATTTCCTTAAGGCCCCGTTTAAACAACAAAGCTCAAGTGCCCTTCGCTTTCAAATATGATACTTGgtgcactttttaaaaaaaatgtaaccgATCCAGAAAACATCTTGGTGGGTGGGGGTCAAGTGAAAGCACAGTACAGACCATCTGCAGTTCTGCACCTTGATCAGCACCCAGAAGATCATTACTGGAATctgatattgaaaaaaaaaaaaaaaggtgtatttATAGACTCTTTTTACCAGTGAATTAAAAAGACATGCTTACAAAAAAAGACTTGGTGTTTTAGCTTGCATCGGGGGGGCTTTAGGAGGTTGTGAACCACTTCTTCAAATTTATAAAGAGGCGAGCCTCATGTGTTCCAACATGGAACAAATTATCACTCTGATTGGCGACGTGATGGATTAGCTAAACCAGCCTGCCAGGGTAATTCAAAAGACACAGTTGGCTCATCTCTCGAGCTGGAGTCCCTCAATGGGACTGTGGTGAAAAGAGAAACCCCCGGCTGGAACagacggggagggggggggggttaaagcTTCTGCTCTGCCCTCACTGTGATCAACAGTAGATCTccgaaaaacacaaagagatcTTTGTCAAGGATGCAGACAAGCGGAGAGGATCTCTTTGAAGCTGATCAACGAGTAAACTACAACTGGCTCCTTCAAAGACGCTTCATTCAACACCATCACAGACAATATATTAGCTTGTGCTGATTAATCAGCCTCTGGTTcatgtaagaaaaacaaaacaaaacaaacagaaaagccaATGAAGGTCTGTATACAGTACAACACACAAAGCCCCTCCCTTCCATAACTGCTCGATGGCTCAAACACAGCATAAAAAAGGAACAGTTAAGCATGATCACTGTGTGCATCAGGAAAAAGTCCAACTGTGAACATGGTGCAGCATTCATGATAAGTTAGTGTCCTAAAGTCACATTCATTCTACAGTTCACGAGCCTCGTCTGATCACGACACATGAAggtaaaacacagagacacatgatCAGATCTACCTCGTGTTGAAGGTGCATAAAAGGTGAACAGTATTGACAGCTTCTCCCTTCTCATTCTGAGAACCATTACAAAAACAAGATATCACAGTCATTAACAAACATTTCACTTTTACCTCATCGCTCAATTTCAGtcgtgaaaaaaaaaccctgaaaaaaaagcagatgtgTGAAGAAGGCCGATCATTCCAACAAACCCACGGACTCCTATTGCTTCCTTTTTTAAAGGCAAATAAAGTGGTTAAAAAGCGTTCGATTTTCTAATTCCCAAAGTAGCTTCATCAGAACAAGAAATCATCCACGTGTGGTATAGTTTGAATTTGTTGCACACTGCAATGGCTAGAATCTTCTCTAAAATGTATCTGAAGTGCACACAGCaaaacctccagcagcagaaacTCACCCACACAATGTGAATCTTTTCTTCAGACAAACTGTGTGTGGACACCAAAGCTGCAGGAGTGTGAATGTCTCAGTGACTTGTTCGCGGTGAAGGGTGCAGTGGAGAGTGACCAAATCTTCCTGCTACGATGACCAGAGCTGATGAAGACTTCCATTGTGTTTATCCAGTGCTCCAGCCCTGGCCACTTGAGCCGgtgtcaaagtcacacaaacgCACGCAAGCAAACAGATATTTGTGACAAACAAACAGTACTGAGTGACAGAAATGTGAATGAGGTGAGGCGCCAAGCGATATTGTCTGCTAGGCAGGTGTTTATCAGCCACGGT includes these proteins:
- the agk gene encoding acylglycerol kinase, mitochondrial, whose translation is MARVVKVFRTLRNHWKKSTFAVCVLSYGGHWLYGKHCDNVLRREACLVAREFGRQQIAPQERLRKATVILNPAACSGKANNLFEKNAAPILHLSGVEITIVKTDYEGQAKKLIELMEQTDMLIVAGGDGTLQEVITGLLRRPDQDAFSNIPIGFIPLGARNSLSPSLHHLSDNKVKDITAATLSILKGETVPLDVLQIKGEKEQPVFALMGLRWGAFRDVAATISKYWYLGPLKMSAAHWFRTLQEWPLAREVSVSYSAPKLRPPDLLPQKPPRPSLLYRIARRLKNYWNPPIEEPPKAEEPEEWKEQQLSTLELFIQTHNKNPVKRRINDSLMICAEPDDFTVGEFITVGNKKEEDSTVFTKNATKLEASACQLQLPQDAGGFYNIDNEEYEAMPVEVRLLPRKLHFFISAERREQLSLQTQ